GCGCGTTGGCGTGACGACCGCAAAATTGTTTGCTTACGCAGTGGGTGCGGCAGTGTTGGGCGTGAATACTCTGGAAGCTATTGCAGCCCAGGCGCCGACAAACACGTCCGAACTATGGGCCGCGATTGATGCCCAGCGCAATCAAGTTTTCGCCTGCCAGTTCTCATGTCAGGCCGGACAATGGAAGCCTCGTAATCAAACGCAACTCATGGATAATGTCGCTTGGCTCGGGCAGCTATCGCCGGGGCAGATGATTACTGGACAGGCGTTGCTCAAACTGGCTAGTCAATTGCCCTCGGGCGTGGTGACGGCGGATCGAAAGTTGTGGGCCCCCAACGCCGCGACGGTCGGTAAACTGGCTTGGCAACATTATCAATCCGGCCGGCGTGACGACCTGTTCACGTTGGCGCCGCAATACTTTCGCGCCAGCGCCGCCGAGGAAAAACGCCAAACACAATCTGGCGCAAAAAAATAGCCCGAC
This region of Pirellulales bacterium genomic DNA includes:
- the tsaB gene encoding tRNA (adenosine(37)-N6)-threonylcarbamoyltransferase complex dimerization subunit type 1 TsaB, whose translation is RVGVTTAKLFAYAVGAAVLGVNTLEAIAAQAPTNTSELWAAIDAQRNQVFACQFSCQAGQWKPRNQTQLMDNVAWLGQLSPGQMITGQALLKLASQLPSGVVTADRKLWAPNAATVGKLAWQHYQSGRRDDLFTLAPQYFRASAAEEKRQTQSGAKK